The following proteins come from a genomic window of Flavobacterium crocinum:
- the uvrA gene encoding excinuclease ABC subunit UvrA, whose amino-acid sequence MLEKDNTIEVLGARVHNLKNIDISIPREKLVVITGLSGSGKSSLAFDTIYAEGQRRYVETFSAYARQFLGGLERPDVDKIDGLSPVIAIEQKTTSKSPRSTVGTITEIYDFLRLLYARGADAYSYNTGEKMVSYSDEQIKDLIIQDYKGKRINILAPVIKARKGHYAELFQQITKQGFLKVRVNGEVQDLVSGMKLDRYKTHDIEIVVDRMQIEDTPDNQKRLSESINTAMHHGENVLMILDQDSNEVRYFSRNLMCPSTGISYQNPEPNLFSFNSPKGACPHCNGLGTVHEINVKKIIPNPKLSIKSGGFAPLGEYKSSWIFKQLETIGEKFGFKITDPIEKIPEEAMTMILYGGKDKFSINSKDLGVTREYKIDFEGISNFIKNQYDESATTSIKRWAKDFMDEIPCPVCEGSRLKKEALFFRVNEKNITELCDMDISDLTAWFHDLNSHLTDKQLLIASEVVKEIKDRLNFLMNVGLNYLALSRSSKSLSGGEAQRIRLATQIGSQLVGVLYILDEPSIGLHQRDNEKLIQSLEQLRDIGNSVIVVEHDKDMIETADYVIDIGPKAGKYGGEIISIGTPKETLKSNTITAQYLNGKMKFDIPKERRKGNGKFLKLTGATGNNLKNVSIEIPLGQLVCVTGVSGSGKSTLINETLYPILNAYYFNGVKKPQPYKKIEGLEHIDKVIDIDQSPIGRTPRSNPATYTEVFSEIRNLFTMTSESMIRGYKAGRFSFNVKGGRCETCEGSGVRTIEMNFLPDVYVECETCQGKRFNRETLEIRYKGKSISDVLDMTVDEAVPFFENIPKIHRKIKTIQDVGLGYITLGQQSTTLSGGEAQRIKLAGELSKKDTGNTFYILDEPTTGLHFEDIRVLMEVINKLVDKGNTILIIEHNMDVIKLADYIIDIGPEGGKGGGQLVAKGTPEEVAKNKKSYTAKFLKKELE is encoded by the coding sequence ATGTTAGAAAAAGACAATACTATTGAAGTTCTTGGTGCAAGAGTTCATAATCTTAAAAATATAGACATTTCTATTCCGCGTGAAAAACTGGTTGTTATTACTGGTTTATCCGGTTCAGGAAAATCATCTTTGGCATTTGATACTATTTATGCTGAAGGACAGCGTCGTTATGTTGAAACTTTCTCTGCCTATGCAAGACAATTCCTTGGCGGATTAGAACGTCCCGATGTAGATAAAATTGACGGACTTTCTCCTGTAATTGCCATTGAACAAAAAACAACCAGCAAAAGTCCGCGTTCAACGGTTGGAACTATTACTGAAATTTACGATTTCCTTAGACTTTTATACGCCCGTGGAGCAGACGCTTACAGTTACAACACAGGCGAAAAAATGGTTTCTTATTCTGATGAACAAATTAAAGATTTGATTATTCAGGACTATAAAGGAAAACGAATCAATATTCTGGCTCCGGTTATTAAAGCCAGAAAAGGACATTATGCCGAATTATTCCAACAGATTACCAAACAAGGATTCTTAAAAGTCCGTGTAAATGGAGAAGTTCAGGATTTGGTTTCGGGAATGAAATTAGACCGTTACAAAACACACGATATTGAAATTGTGGTAGACAGAATGCAAATTGAAGATACACCTGACAATCAGAAAAGATTATCAGAAAGTATCAATACTGCCATGCATCACGGTGAAAATGTTTTGATGATTCTGGATCAGGATTCTAATGAAGTTCGTTATTTCAGCCGAAATTTAATGTGTCCTTCCACTGGAATATCGTATCAAAATCCGGAACCGAATTTATTTTCTTTCAACTCTCCAAAAGGAGCTTGTCCGCATTGTAACGGATTGGGAACTGTACATGAAATCAATGTTAAAAAGATCATCCCAAACCCGAAATTATCAATAAAAAGCGGTGGTTTTGCTCCGCTTGGTGAATACAAATCTTCGTGGATTTTCAAACAACTGGAAACCATTGGAGAAAAATTCGGATTCAAAATTACCGATCCTATCGAGAAAATTCCGGAAGAAGCCATGACGATGATTTTGTATGGCGGAAAAGATAAATTTTCTATCAATTCTAAAGATCTTGGCGTAACCAGAGAATATAAGATTGATTTTGAAGGAATTTCTAATTTCATTAAAAATCAATATGATGAAAGCGCTACAACAAGCATCAAACGATGGGCAAAAGATTTTATGGACGAAATTCCTTGTCCGGTTTGCGAAGGTTCACGCCTTAAAAAAGAAGCATTATTCTTTAGAGTAAATGAAAAAAATATCACCGAATTGTGTGATATGGATATTTCAGATTTGACAGCATGGTTTCATGATTTGAATAGTCATTTGACTGACAAACAACTTTTAATTGCTTCTGAAGTTGTAAAAGAAATTAAAGACCGTTTGAACTTCTTAATGAATGTTGGTTTGAATTATCTGGCTTTAAGCCGAAGTTCAAAATCACTTTCTGGTGGAGAAGCTCAGCGTATTCGTTTAGCAACTCAAATTGGCTCTCAATTGGTCGGTGTTTTGTATATTTTGGATGAACCTAGTATTGGTTTACATCAAAGAGATAACGAAAAACTGATTCAGTCTTTAGAACAATTACGTGATATTGGAAATTCGGTTATTGTAGTAGAACACGACAAAGACATGATCGAAACAGCTGATTATGTAATTGATATTGGCCCAAAAGCCGGAAAATATGGAGGAGAAATCATTAGTATTGGAACTCCAAAAGAAACTTTAAAATCAAACACCATTACCGCTCAATATCTGAATGGTAAAATGAAATTTGATATTCCTAAAGAAAGACGAAAAGGAAACGGCAAATTCTTAAAACTTACAGGAGCTACAGGAAACAACCTTAAAAATGTTTCTATCGAAATTCCGTTAGGACAGCTTGTTTGCGTTACAGGAGTTTCAGGAAGCGGGAAATCGACTTTGATAAACGAAACCCTCTACCCGATTCTGAATGCCTATTATTTTAATGGTGTTAAAAAACCACAACCCTATAAAAAGATTGAAGGTTTAGAACATATTGACAAAGTTATTGATATCGATCAAAGTCCGATTGGGCGAACACCACGTTCGAATCCTGCGACTTATACTGAAGTTTTCTCTGAAATCAGAAATCTGTTTACAATGACTTCAGAAAGTATGATTCGAGGTTACAAAGCAGGACGTTTTAGCTTTAACGTTAAAGGCGGACGATGTGAAACCTGTGAAGGATCTGGCGTCAGAACCATCGAAATGAACTTTTTACCGGATGTTTATGTAGAATGTGAAACCTGTCAGGGAAAACGTTTCAACAGAGAAACTCTGGAGATTCGTTATAAAGGAAAATCTATTTCAGATGTTCTGGACATGACGGTTGATGAAGCAGTTCCGTTTTTTGAGAACATTCCGAAAATCCACAGAAAAATCAAAACGATTCAGGATGTTGGTTTAGGATATATTACACTTGGACAGCAAAGCACAACGCTTTCCGGTGGTGAAGCACAACGTATTAAACTGGCCGGAGAATTATCTAAAAAAGATACCGGAAATACATTTTACATTCTGGACGAGCCAACTACTGGATTACATTTTGAAGATATTCGTGTCTTAATGGAGGTTATCAACAAACTGGTTGATAAAGGAAATACGATTTTGATAATCGAACACAATATGGATGTTATCAAACTTGCGGATTACATTATCGATATTGGTCCGGAAGGCGGAAAAGGCGGCGGACAACTAGTTGCTAAAGGAACACCTGAAGAAGTGGCGAAGAACAAAAAAAGTTATACGGCTAAGTTTTTGAAAAAAGAATTAGAGTAA
- a CDS encoding LOG family protein has protein sequence MRLEDFDNDEDKVIQDRLKQKTWNEIRTNDSWAIFKIMSEFVNGYEAMGRIGPCVSIFGSARTKPEDKYYQLAEKIAYKISKAGYGVITGGGPGIMEAGNKGAHLGGGTSVGLNIELPFEQHFNPYIDHDKNLNFDYFFVRKVMFVKYSQGFVVMPGGFGTLDEMFEAITLIQTKKIGKFPIILVGVEFWSGLIEWVKTVLVEKMHTVSPEDLDLFKIVDTEDEVVDVLDKFYKKYDLSPNF, from the coding sequence ATGAGATTAGAAGATTTTGATAATGATGAAGATAAAGTAATTCAGGACCGTTTGAAACAAAAAACGTGGAATGAAATTAGAACCAATGACAGCTGGGCAATTTTTAAAATTATGTCTGAATTTGTAAACGGTTATGAAGCAATGGGACGTATTGGGCCTTGTGTTTCTATTTTTGGTTCGGCAAGAACAAAACCAGAAGATAAATACTATCAATTGGCCGAAAAAATTGCTTATAAAATCAGTAAAGCAGGTTACGGTGTGATTACAGGAGGTGGTCCCGGAATTATGGAAGCTGGAAACAAAGGCGCGCATTTAGGAGGCGGAACTTCGGTTGGTTTAAACATTGAATTGCCTTTTGAACAACACTTTAACCCTTATATCGATCACGATAAAAACCTGAATTTCGATTATTTCTTTGTGAGAAAAGTAATGTTCGTAAAATACTCTCAGGGGTTTGTGGTAATGCCGGGTGGTTTTGGAACTCTGGACGAAATGTTTGAAGCCATCACTTTGATTCAGACTAAAAAAATTGGAAAATTCCCAATTATTTTGGTGGGAGTCGAGTTTTGGTCTGGCCTAATCGAATGGGTTAAAACTGTTTTGGTAGAAAAAATGCATACCGTTAGTCCGGAAGATTTGGATTTATTCAAGATTGTTGACACAGAAGATGAAGTAGTTGATGTTTTGGATAAATTCTACAAGAAATACGATTTAAGTCCGAATTTCTAA
- a CDS encoding Fic family protein has protein sequence MWNIDLTYREEFQSTFDRLHQKRQKLQTSRPLPDIALNKIRESLSLEWTYNSNSIEGNTMSLRETQMVIQEGITIKGKSLREHFETHNHDKAIDYLYSIVDKNYKLRSIDILSIHGLVLRSIEDNFAGRIRNGGVRISGANFLPPNANKVSDYLDELIDFINTNPLDLNDIELATIYHHKLVWIHPFFDGNGRTVRLSMNLLLMRRGFPPAIILKNDSKKYYEALNQANNGNYQKLTLLMCQALERTLNIYLNAMPGSTYDYQSISDIVSEPESPYGQEYVSLLARTGKIDAYKEGRNWYTTKEAIEDYIATRKRKR, from the coding sequence ATGTGGAATATAGATCTAACATACCGAGAAGAATTTCAATCAACATTTGACCGATTGCACCAAAAAAGGCAGAAACTGCAAACCAGCAGACCACTGCCCGATATCGCTTTGAATAAAATCCGCGAAAGTTTATCTCTAGAATGGACTTACAATTCAAATAGTATTGAAGGGAATACAATGAGTTTACGTGAAACCCAAATGGTAATTCAGGAAGGTATTACCATTAAAGGAAAATCTCTGCGTGAGCATTTTGAAACACACAATCATGATAAAGCAATTGATTATCTATATTCAATTGTTGACAAAAATTACAAACTCAGAAGTATTGATATACTTTCTATTCATGGTTTAGTTTTACGTTCTATTGAAGATAATTTTGCAGGACGTATTCGAAATGGTGGTGTTCGTATTTCAGGAGCAAATTTTTTACCTCCAAACGCGAATAAAGTTTCAGATTATCTTGATGAATTAATTGATTTTATCAATACAAATCCATTGGATTTAAATGATATCGAACTCGCCACAATTTACCATCATAAACTAGTATGGATTCATCCTTTTTTTGATGGAAACGGCCGAACTGTTCGTTTAAGCATGAACTTACTTTTAATGCGTCGTGGTTTTCCTCCTGCAATCATTCTTAAGAATGACAGCAAAAAATATTATGAGGCATTAAATCAAGCCAATAATGGCAATTATCAAAAGTTGACACTTTTGATGTGTCAGGCTCTCGAAAGAACCTTAAATATTTATCTAAACGCAATGCCGGGAAGTACTTATGATTATCAGTCTATATCAGATATCGTTAGTGAACCCGAATCCCCCTATGGTCAGGAATATGTTAGTTTACTGGCGCGAACAGGAAAAATAGACGCTTATAAAGAAGGCAGAAACTGGTACACCACCAAAGAAGCCATCGAAGATTATATCGCAACCCGAAAAAGAAAACGCTAG